A section of the Cololabis saira isolate AMF1-May2022 chromosome 6, fColSai1.1, whole genome shotgun sequence genome encodes:
- the b3galt1b gene encoding beta-1,3-galactosyltransferase 1, producing MPSKVSCLYLLTVVCWASALWYLSISRPTSTYVSQMSVPIRKTVKPLKNTTFNNIRTRPLNPHAFEFVINEPKKCESDTPFLVILISTTHKEFDARQSIRETWGDESTLTDIRILTIFLLGKNTDPVLNQMVEQESQIFHDIVVENFIDSYHNLTLKTMMGMRWVATFCPKAQYVMKTDSDIFVNMDNLIYKLLKPTTKPRRRYFTGYVINGGPIRDMRSKWYMSRDLYPDSRYPPFCSGTGYVFSADVAELIFKTSLHTRLLHLEDVYVGLCLRKLGIHPYQNSGFNHWKMAYSLCRYRRVITVHQISPEEMHRIWNDMSSKKHLRC from the coding sequence GACATCCACGTATGTCAGCCAAATGTCTGTGCCTATACGGAAAACTGTGAAACCTCTGAAGAACACCACCTTCAACAACATCCGCACCCGCCCCCTCAACCCACATGCCTTTGAATTTGTAATCAACGAGCCGAAGAAGTGCGAAAGCGACACCCCCTTCCTGGTTATCCTCATCAGCACCACCCACAAGGAGTTTGACGCGCGGCAGTCCATCCGGGAGACCTGGGGGGACGAGAGCACCCTCACGGACATCCGCATcctcaccatcttcctgctgGGTAAGAACACGGATCCCGTGCTGAACCAGATGGTGGAGCAGGAGAGCCAGATCTTTCACGACATCGTGGTGGAGAATTTCATCGATTCCTACCACAACCTCACCCTCAAGACCATGATGGGCATGCGCTGGGTGGCCACCTTCTGCCCCAAAGCACAGTACGTGATGAAGACGGACAGTGACATCTTTGTCAACATGGACAATCTCATCTACAAGCTCCTGAAACCCACCACGAAGCCCAGGAGGAGATATTTCACTGGCTACGTGATTAACGGCGGCCCCATCAGGGATATGCGCAGCAAGTGGTACATGTCCAGAGACTTGTATCCCGACAGTAGGTACCCGCCTTTCTGTTCAGGCACTGGCTATGTGTTCTCAGCAGATGTAGCCGAACTCATCTTTAAGACTTCATTACACACAAGACTGTTGCACCTGGAGGACGTGTATGTGGGACTGTGTTTGcgaaagctgggcatacacccTTACCAGAACAGTGGTTTCAATCACTGGAAAATGGCCTACAGTCTCTGCAGGTACAGGCGGGTTATCACCGTCCACCAGATCTCCCCGGAGGAGATGCACCGCATTTGGAATGACATGTCGAGCAAGAAGCACCTCAGATGTTAA